The Coriobacteriia bacterium genome has a segment encoding these proteins:
- a CDS encoding M20/M25/M40 family metallo-hydrolase has product MAARRAEETAEDRLLRTFLELVRIDSPSGRESAVADYCEDALAAAGMAVTRDDSARMTGSDTGNLVATLPGTAAGVALVLSAHMDCVQPCEGVEPVVADGFVTSAGETVLGADDKAGIAAIIELVRRITADRRPHAGIRVVLTVAEEMGLVGAKALDAALLAGDVCLVLDADGSPGEIVVSSPTHYTFSAAFRGRSSHAGVAPEAGVSAIAMASRAVCAMPLGRLDAETTANVGTVVGGSATNVVPAEVTLTGECRSRDRDRVERVREAMDRALREAASEAGGGVEVSWRLEYEGVTFAEDDPRLRLVRRACRRSGLEPRAIATGGGSDGNIFSSVGVPTIVLACGMSGVHSTGETLRIGDLGRLAVLLEAVVAEAAGGP; this is encoded by the coding sequence GTGGCTGCGCGGCGGGCCGAGGAGACCGCCGAGGACCGGCTGTTGCGCACGTTCCTCGAGCTGGTGAGGATCGACAGCCCCTCAGGGCGCGAGAGCGCTGTCGCCGACTACTGCGAGGACGCCCTCGCGGCGGCGGGGATGGCCGTGACGCGCGACGACAGCGCGCGGATGACCGGCTCGGACACCGGCAACCTCGTCGCGACCCTGCCCGGCACGGCGGCCGGCGTCGCGCTCGTGCTGTCCGCGCACATGGACTGCGTGCAGCCGTGCGAGGGCGTCGAGCCCGTCGTCGCCGACGGGTTCGTGACCTCGGCGGGGGAGACCGTGCTCGGCGCCGACGACAAGGCCGGGATCGCGGCGATCATCGAGCTGGTCAGGCGCATCACGGCGGACCGGCGGCCGCATGCCGGGATCCGCGTCGTGCTCACGGTGGCCGAGGAGATGGGGCTGGTGGGCGCCAAGGCGCTCGACGCGGCGCTGCTCGCGGGCGACGTCTGCCTCGTCCTGGACGCCGACGGCTCCCCGGGGGAGATCGTGGTGAGCTCTCCGACGCACTACACCTTCTCGGCCGCCTTCCGCGGGCGTTCCTCCCATGCGGGAGTGGCCCCGGAGGCGGGCGTCTCGGCGATCGCCATGGCCTCCCGCGCGGTGTGCGCGATGCCGCTGGGCCGCCTGGACGCCGAGACGACGGCGAACGTGGGCACGGTGGTCGGCGGAAGCGCCACGAACGTCGTGCCCGCCGAGGTCACCCTGACGGGGGAATGCCGCTCCCGCGACCGCGACCGCGTGGAGCGGGTCCGCGAGGCGATGGACCGCGCGCTCCGCGAGGCCGCGTCGGAGGCGGGGGGCGGCGTGGAGGTCTCCTGGCGCCTCGAGTACGAGGGGGTGACGTTCGCCGAGGACGACCCCCGCCTGCGGCTCGTCCGGCGCGCCTGCCGCCGTTCGGGTCTGGAGCCGCGGGCGATCGCGACCGGCGGGGGCAGCGACGGCAACATCTTCTCCTCGGTGGGCGTCCCGACGATCGTGCTCGCCTGCGGGATGAGCGGCGTGCACTCCACCGGGGAGACGCTGCGGATCGGCGACCTGGGCAGACTGGCCGTTCTGCTGGAGGCGGTGGTCGCCGAGGCGGCCGGAGGTCCCTGA
- a CDS encoding CTP synthase — MTRHIFVTGGVVSSLGKGITAASLGRLLKSRGLKVRIQKLDPYLNVDPGTMSPFQHGEVFVTDDGGETDLDLGHYERFIDESLSRDSNVTAGSIYQTIVTRERRGDFLGATVQVIPHVTNEIKERVKRLAEEGDPDVIITEVGGTVGDIESLPFLEAIRQLRRDLGRENVCYIHVTLVPWIAASQELKTKPTQHSVQELRSIGIQPDFIVCRSDRPIDASIRRKIALFCDVDPRAVISAPDARSIYEVPLTLNQQGLDEMVMERLGLPHDGVDLSEWERFVRHGMSLPDTVEIGLVGKYVQLPDAYLSVCEALDHAGIHHDHKVKVHWVDAESLTPEEVDQILTKMHGILVPGGFGIRGIEGKIRAAKFARENGVPYLGICLGMQVAVCEFARHVAGLEGANSTEFDPVTPSPTIDLMHDQHELADMGGTMRLGTYPCKLRPGTKGREAYGEDLIYERHRHRYEVNNAYRERLAEAGLVISGTSPDDRLVEMVELAEHPWFLGFQGHPEFKSRPTRPAPLFRDFIGAAVARKSESRE; from the coding sequence ATGACGAGACACATCTTCGTGACCGGGGGCGTCGTAAGCTCGCTGGGAAAGGGCATCACCGCCGCCTCGCTCGGGCGCCTGCTGAAGTCCCGCGGTCTGAAGGTGAGGATCCAGAAGCTCGACCCGTACCTCAACGTCGACCCGGGCACCATGAGCCCGTTCCAGCACGGGGAGGTCTTCGTCACCGACGACGGTGGCGAGACGGACCTCGACCTCGGTCACTACGAGCGCTTCATCGACGAGTCGCTCTCCCGTGACTCCAACGTCACGGCCGGCTCCATCTACCAGACGATCGTCACGCGCGAGCGCCGGGGCGACTTCCTCGGCGCGACCGTGCAGGTGATCCCGCACGTCACGAACGAGATCAAGGAGCGCGTCAAGCGCCTCGCCGAAGAGGGCGACCCGGACGTGATCATCACCGAGGTGGGCGGGACGGTCGGCGACATCGAGTCGCTGCCGTTCCTGGAGGCGATCCGCCAGCTCCGGCGCGACCTCGGCCGCGAGAACGTGTGCTACATCCACGTGACGCTGGTGCCGTGGATCGCCGCGAGCCAGGAGCTCAAGACGAAGCCAACGCAGCACTCCGTCCAGGAGCTGCGCTCGATCGGCATCCAGCCCGACTTCATCGTGTGCCGCTCCGACCGGCCGATCGACGCGTCGATCCGGCGTAAGATCGCGCTGTTCTGCGACGTCGACCCGCGCGCGGTCATCTCCGCCCCGGACGCGCGCTCCATCTACGAGGTGCCGCTCACGCTCAACCAGCAGGGCCTCGACGAGATGGTGATGGAACGCCTCGGACTGCCCCACGACGGCGTGGACCTGTCCGAGTGGGAGCGGTTCGTTCGCCACGGCATGTCCCTGCCCGACACGGTCGAGATCGGGCTCGTGGGCAAGTACGTGCAGCTCCCGGACGCGTACCTGTCCGTGTGCGAGGCGCTCGACCACGCCGGGATCCACCACGACCACAAGGTCAAGGTGCACTGGGTGGACGCCGAGAGCCTCACGCCCGAGGAGGTCGACCAGATCCTGACCAAGATGCACGGCATCCTCGTGCCGGGCGGCTTCGGGATCCGGGGCATCGAGGGCAAGATCCGCGCGGCCAAGTTCGCTCGCGAGAACGGGGTGCCGTACCTCGGCATCTGCCTCGGGATGCAGGTGGCGGTCTGCGAGTTCGCGCGGCACGTCGCGGGGTTGGAGGGGGCGAACTCCACCGAGTTCGACCCCGTCACCCCCAGCCCGACGATCGACCTCATGCACGACCAGCACGAGCTCGCCGATATGGGCGGCACGATGCGGCTGGGGACCTACCCCTGCAAGCTCCGGCCGGGGACCAAGGGCCGCGAGGCCTACGGAGAGGACCTGATCTACGAGCGTCACAGGCACCGGTACGAGGTGAACAACGCGTACCGCGAGCGGCTGGCCGAGGCCGGGCTCGTGATCTCGGGGACCTCGCCCGACGACCGCCTCGTCGAGATGGTGGAGCTTGCGGAGCACCCGTGGTTCCTCGGCTTCCAGGGCCACCCCGAGTTCAAGAGCCGCCCCACGCGCCCCGCGCCGCTGTTCCGCGACTTCATCGGGGCGGCCGTCGCGCGCAAGAGCGAGAGCCGGGAGTAG